CAATAATTTATTTTAATTTTAATATTTAACTTTATGAAAAGCAAAACTTTATTTTTGTTGATCACAGCGTTGCTGTTTTCTTTTAGCTTAAGTGCTCAGGAGAAAGACAGTTGCAAGCACAAGATGTGCATTAAAACCGGCGCAGCCGCCAGGCAAATAAACGACGTCCGCTACAATCAGTATGGAGTTGCAGTTAACAGACTTCAACTTTCCGCTGAGGACAGAGACGGAGTACTTGTTTTTGAGGCTCCTGACCAGAGTTATAAATTCTGGTTTGATAATAGAGTCCAAGTTGATGGTGCTACCTTCTTTGGCAATGACAAGAACTTTGACAAGATTGGAGACGGGGTCTCTATCCGCAGGGCAAGATTTGCCGTAAAGGCCAAATTAAAAGACTTTTATGGAGAGGTTGACTTAGACTTTGCAGACGGAGTTTTTGAACTTAAGGATGCTGTTGTCGCATATTATGGACTTAAAAACTTTGAATTTAAAGCGGGTAACTTTAAGGAGGGATTCTCAATGGAAGAGACTACAACTTCCAGATATCTTCCGTTCATTGAGCGTCCTATGATTGTCCAGACATTTGCACCTTCTCGTCACCTTGGATTCCAGGCAGCTTACAGCTATAAATGGTTATTGGCTGAGGCAGGCGTTCATTTCCAGGAGGTTAAGGACTTGGAGATTAGAACAAATGTTGAGGATAATAACAAGGATTATGGCCGCAGCTCAGGTCACAGCTTTACAGGCAAGATGGTTGTAATGCCTTTCTATGATCAGACA
The window above is part of the Bacteroidales bacterium genome. Proteins encoded here:
- a CDS encoding OprO/OprP family phosphate-selective porin, whose translation is MKSKTLFLLITALLFSFSLSAQEKDSCKHKMCIKTGAAARQINDVRYNQYGVAVNRLQLSAEDRDGVLVFEAPDQSYKFWFDNRVQVDGATFFGNDKNFDKIGDGVSIRRARFAVKAKLKDFYGEVDLDFADGVFELKDAVVAYYGLKNFEFKAGNFKEGFSMEETTTSRYLPFIERPMIVQTFAPSRHLGFQAAYSYKWLLAEAGVHFQEVKDLEIRTNVEDNNKDYGRSSGHSFTGKMVVMPFYDQTNYGLHVGAAASYRTPKSDVAESDYNGDRFSTRNSTSINRKKYLDTDVIPNVDHDFLYGFELAGFYKGLRFQSEYIGNNTYIKNDGPTYKFKGWYAYVGYLLFGGHQRYNSAEGEFTQPQRGRSWGDLEVVGRYEYCDLNSQTIYGGSAQAYTLGLTYYITNNVKIQVNYQYNDNDRYANGKGKLKTGYDANGKATSDYTKIVDKKGKGGVDYNMLAMRFEIDF